Proteins encoded by one window of Ignavibacteriales bacterium:
- a CDS encoding type II toxin-antitoxin system RelE/ParE family toxin — MLTKLYWTKSAQQDLEKILDYLKVEWTETTAFDFLTKLENQLKILNQFPFIGKIIFKPKLIRAFVFSKQVTIIYRLIDNKIVILKLFDNRQSPKKLLISERIEAYGV; from the coding sequence ATGTTAACTAAACTATACTGGACAAAATCTGCTCAACAAGACCTTGAAAAAATTCTTGATTATCTAAAAGTGGAATGGACTGAAACAACCGCATTTGATTTTTTAACTAAACTTGAAAACCAACTTAAAATTCTTAATCAATTTCCATTCATTGGTAAAATTATTTTCAAACCAAAACTAATAAGAGCATTTGTATTTTCGAAACAGGTTACCATTATTTATCGCTTAATCGACAATAAAATTGTTATACTAAAATTATTCGATAACAGACAATCACCTAAAAAACTTTTAATTTCTGAAAGGATTGAGGCTTATGGTGTCTGA
- the nuoK gene encoding NADH-quinone oxidoreductase subunit NuoK, with amino-acid sequence MAHVGLNHFLFVSAILFSLGIFGIVTRKNAVMVLMGIELVLNSANINFIAFAKFGNFGFSGQIMALFVIVLAAAEAAIALAIVLNIYKTFSTVNVDEIDKLKE; translated from the coding sequence TTGGCTCACGTTGGTTTAAATCATTTTTTATTTGTTAGTGCAATTCTATTCTCGCTTGGAATATTTGGAATTGTAACAAGAAAAAATGCTGTAATGGTTTTAATGGGAATTGAATTGGTACTTAACTCTGCAAATATAAACTTTATAGCTTTTGCCAAGTTCGGCAATTTTGGATTCAGTGGACAGATTATGGCACTATTCGTAATTGTACTGGCTGCTGCCGAAGCCGCTATTGCGCTGGCAATTGTACTAAATATTTACAAAACATTTTCAACTGTAAACGTTGATGAAATAGATAAACTAAAAGAATAA
- a CDS encoding NADH-quinone oxidoreductase subunit I: MKEYFKNTWFGLWTAFVGMKITFKHLFVPAVTIQYPDVKVQMPERARNRLYVNMDDCIGCDQCSRACPVDCITIETVKSVPGDDLGITSNGKKKALWVTQFDIDIAKCCYCALCVYPCPTDCIYMTDVYEFSEYERDNFIYHFSTLTKEEADIKKQNYAKLEAEKAAQKAAAAAKPKPPAQADNSKPEPGTN; this comes from the coding sequence ATGAAAGAATATTTCAAAAATACATGGTTCGGGCTTTGGACTGCATTTGTTGGAATGAAGATAACCTTCAAGCATCTCTTCGTTCCTGCTGTTACAATCCAGTATCCTGATGTTAAAGTTCAAATGCCGGAACGAGCACGCAATCGGCTTTATGTTAATATGGATGATTGTATTGGCTGCGATCAATGCTCCCGCGCTTGCCCGGTTGATTGCATTACCATCGAAACTGTAAAGAGTGTTCCCGGAGATGATCTTGGTATAACTTCTAACGGTAAAAAGAAGGCTCTTTGGGTAACACAATTTGATATTGATATTGCAAAATGCTGTTATTGTGCTTTATGTGTTTATCCTTGTCCAACAGATTGTATTTATATGACGGATGTTTACGAATTTTCTGAATACGAAAGAGATAATTTTATATATCATTTTTCTACTTTAACTAAAGAAGAAGCTGATATTAAAAAACAAAATTATGCAAAGCTTGAAGCTGAAAAAGCGGCTCAGAAAGCTGCAGCAGCGGCAAAACCAAAACCTCCTGCTCAGGCAGATAATTCAAAGCCTGAACCTGGAACAAATTAA
- a CDS encoding NADH-quinone oxidoreductase subunit N, whose protein sequence is MNMEFAKIYNSISYVLPEVSISFFLILVLLTDLIFGKNKKIIPYIALTGIAVTFFFVLNQLTFSGFAFGKVWHTTDTLGMITVDSFGVFFKVIVLVATTLVILFSFSSDEINKSLDRAGEYYTLIFGMVLGMFLMISASDLILIYLSLELLSLSSYVLAGFTKLRDRNSEAALKYIIYGAVSSGLMLFGISLFFGMTGSTNLYVINSLMQAPSINTFTLAMASILIFVGIGYKISAAPFHFWTPDVYEGAPITITAFLSVASKAAGFALLIRFVKTTFLSSINPSGHWQMIPVFPWKELLTVISILTMTLGNFSALWQNNLKRMLAYSSIAHAGYLMLGLVVLSNQGLIAILIYFAFYAFMNLGAFFIVMLIANKTGSEDIEDYKGLGYSTPFLGVTLGMFLVSLIGLPPSAGFIGKLYLFVALIDSNMIVLAVIAILNTVVSLFYYIRVLKEMFLSKPSTKVAPFKVSAYNVIVILILLAPVVVFGVYFTPVVDFAKSCITIFGL, encoded by the coding sequence ATGAATATGGAATTTGCTAAAATATATAACAGTATCTCTTACGTGCTTCCAGAAGTATCGATATCATTCTTTTTGATCCTGGTTTTATTAACCGATCTTATTTTTGGAAAGAACAAAAAAATCATTCCTTACATTGCATTAACAGGAATTGCAGTTACGTTTTTCTTTGTTCTTAACCAGCTTACATTCAGCGGATTTGCGTTTGGAAAAGTATGGCACACAACAGATACTCTTGGAATGATTACAGTAGATTCCTTTGGCGTATTTTTCAAGGTGATTGTGCTTGTTGCTACTACACTGGTAATTCTGTTTTCATTTTCTTCTGATGAAATAAATAAAAGCCTGGATAGAGCAGGCGAATATTATACTTTGATATTTGGAATGGTTCTCGGAATGTTCCTGATGATTTCTGCTTCTGATTTAATCCTCATCTATCTTTCTCTCGAATTGCTTTCTTTATCTTCTTACGTGTTGGCAGGATTTACAAAGTTAAGAGACAGGAACAGTGAAGCCGCGCTTAAATACATTATCTATGGCGCAGTTTCTTCGGGATTAATGCTTTTTGGTATTTCACTTTTCTTTGGAATGACCGGAAGTACTAACCTTTATGTTATAAATTCTTTAATGCAGGCACCAAGTATAAATACTTTTACGCTTGCAATGGCTTCCATATTAATTTTTGTTGGAATTGGTTATAAAATTTCTGCTGCTCCATTTCACTTTTGGACTCCTGATGTTTACGAAGGTGCACCGATAACTATTACAGCGTTTCTATCCGTTGCAAGTAAAGCGGCTGGCTTTGCTTTGTTGATAAGATTTGTTAAAACTACTTTCCTATCATCCATAAATCCATCAGGTCACTGGCAGATGATTCCTGTTTTCCCCTGGAAGGAATTGCTTACAGTAATTTCCATTTTAACGATGACGCTTGGAAACTTCTCGGCACTCTGGCAGAATAATCTTAAAAGAATGCTTGCCTATTCCAGCATTGCACACGCCGGATATTTAATGCTTGGCTTGGTTGTATTATCAAACCAGGGATTGATTGCAATATTAATTTATTTTGCCTTTTATGCTTTTATGAATCTTGGAGCATTCTTTATTGTAATGTTGATTGCGAACAAAACAGGGAGCGAGGATATTGAAGATTATAAAGGACTTGGTTACTCCACCCCATTTCTTGGAGTAACGCTGGGAATGTTCTTAGTTTCTTTAATTGGTCTTCCACCTTCGGCAGGATTTATTGGAAAGCTATATCTCTTTGTTGCATTGATCGATTCCAATATGATTGTTCTTGCTGTAATTGCAATTTTGAATACAGTAGTTTCATTGTTTTATTATATAAGAGTTTTAAAAGAAATGTTCCTTTCAAAACCATCCACCAAAGTTGCCCCGTTTAAAGTTTCTGCATATAACGTTATTGTTATTTTAATTTTGCTTGCACCAGTGGTAGTATTTGGAGTTTACTTTACCCCGGTTGTGGATTTTGCTAAAAGCTGTATAACGATATTTGGGTTATAA
- a CDS encoding NADH-quinone oxidoreductase subunit M, protein MQFPILTFITFLPILGMLLILFIPGKQEKFIKWFSIGVTALQVVLAGIILAGYNYSLGGVFDQNSFQFIEKFRWIEITGVSWIGTVKIDYFLGIDGISAPMILLTALVSFIAAISSWTITKSVKGYFAMFLLLDAGMMGVFVSLDFFLFYVFWELMLLPMYFLIGIWGGPRKEYAAIKFFIYTLFGSVFMLLVMIGLYFSSTELLADGSKVFTFNMLAMMDMKNFTPNGILSPLNPNNLRLIAYIALFVGFAIKIPMFPFHTWLPDAHVEAPTPISVILAGVLLKMGTYGILRISFPIFPEITRQLMWYIALFGMINIVYGALVAMAQKDFKKLIAYSSISHMGYVLLGMASLTSTGINGAIFQMFNHGTITAMLFLIVGVLYDRTHTRGLDDFGGIALQMPAYTGFVSVAFFAAIGLPSLSGFISESFVFLGAFSVVGIRTLTIVSTLGILLGAGYMLWTMQRVYLGKLNEKWNQLKDLDAREYIMFVPLTIIIIFLGVYPSGMLNIMNTSVNSLVSFMAKSSASFMSLGGL, encoded by the coding sequence GTGCAATTTCCGATTTTAACATTCATTACCTTTTTGCCAATATTAGGAATGCTTCTCATTCTTTTTATCCCCGGCAAACAGGAAAAATTTATAAAATGGTTTTCCATTGGTGTAACTGCGTTGCAAGTTGTACTTGCAGGAATTATACTTGCTGGTTACAATTATTCTCTCGGCGGTGTATTCGATCAAAATTCATTTCAATTCATAGAAAAATTCAGATGGATTGAAATCACCGGTGTATCCTGGATAGGAACTGTAAAGATCGATTATTTCCTCGGCATCGATGGAATAAGCGCTCCGATGATTTTATTAACTGCACTTGTTTCTTTCATAGCGGCAATTTCATCCTGGACAATTACCAAATCAGTTAAAGGCTACTTTGCTATGTTCCTTTTACTTGATGCTGGTATGATGGGCGTTTTCGTTTCACTCGATTTCTTTTTGTTCTACGTGTTCTGGGAATTGATGCTTTTACCGATGTACTTCCTTATCGGTATTTGGGGTGGTCCAAGAAAAGAATATGCAGCAATTAAGTTTTTCATTTATACTTTGTTCGGCAGTGTATTTATGCTGCTCGTTATGATCGGATTATATTTCAGCTCTACTGAACTTTTAGCTGATGGTTCAAAAGTATTTACTTTCAATATGCTTGCGATGATGGATATGAAGAATTTCACACCGAATGGAATTCTTTCTCCGCTTAATCCAAATAATTTAAGATTGATCGCATACATTGCTCTATTCGTAGGATTTGCTATTAAAATTCCTATGTTCCCTTTCCATACATGGCTGCCAGACGCACACGTAGAAGCGCCGACACCAATAAGTGTTATTCTTGCAGGTGTTCTTTTAAAAATGGGCACGTATGGAATTTTAAGAATCAGCTTTCCAATTTTTCCAGAAATAACGCGGCAATTGATGTGGTATATTGCTCTCTTTGGAATGATCAACATTGTTTATGGCGCGCTTGTGGCAATGGCGCAAAAGGATTTTAAAAAGTTGATTGCCTACTCTTCAATTTCTCATATGGGTTACGTCCTGTTAGGGATGGCTTCATTAACTTCAACCGGAATAAATGGTGCAATATTCCAAATGTTCAATCACGGAACGATTACAGCAATGCTCTTCTTGATTGTTGGAGTTCTTTACGATCGCACACATACAAGAGGTCTTGATGATTTTGGTGGGATTGCTTTGCAAATGCCGGCTTATACAGGATTTGTTTCTGTCGCATTCTTTGCAGCAATCGGATTACCAAGTTTAAGCGGATTTATTTCCGAATCTTTTGTATTCCTTGGTGCTTTTAGTGTAGTAGGAATCAGAACACTTACTATTGTTTCTACACTTGGAATTCTTTTAGGTGCTGGTTATATGCTCTGGACAATGCAGCGAGTTTACTTAGGAAAGTTAAATGAAAAATGGAATCAACTTAAAGACCTTGATGCACGGGAATATATTATGTTTGTTCCGTTAACAATCATTATAATTTTCCTTGGTGTTTATCCATCTGGGATGCTGAACATAATGAATACATCAGTTAATTCGTTAGTAAGTTTTATGGCAAAATCATCAGCCAGTTTTATGTCTCTTGGAGGATTATAG
- a CDS encoding NADH-quinone oxidoreductase subunit J translates to MTLYDVTFYFFAAITLISGFAVVTTRNIVYSAFSLLFTFLGVAGLYILLGADFIAVVQIMVYVGGILILMLFGVMLTSKITNVQIKTGTLQIVPAIVGVGLFAGILTNVLLNTEWKLSDSEIPLNTTIFDLGKYLITDYVLIFELLGILLLVALIGAATIARKES, encoded by the coding sequence ATGACTTTATACGATGTAACTTTTTATTTTTTTGCTGCAATAACACTTATTTCCGGATTCGCAGTTGTTACTACCAGGAATATTGTTTATTCAGCTTTCTCTCTGCTATTCACTTTTTTGGGAGTTGCAGGTCTTTACATTTTGCTTGGTGCTGATTTTATCGCAGTTGTTCAGATAATGGTTTATGTTGGCGGAATTTTAATTTTGATGCTATTCGGTGTAATGCTTACAAGTAAAATTACCAATGTTCAGATTAAAACCGGTACACTTCAAATCGTACCTGCTATTGTTGGTGTTGGTTTGTTTGCCGGAATATTAACCAACGTTTTACTAAACACAGAATGGAAACTTTCAGATTCAGAAATTCCATTAAACACAACCATTTTTGATTTAGGGAAATATCTTATAACGGATTACGTTTTAATCTTTGAACTACTTGGTATTTTACTTTTAGTGGCTCTTATTGGTGCTGCAACAATTGCAAGAAAGGAAAGTTAA
- the nuoL gene encoding NADH-quinone oxidoreductase subunit L, with amino-acid sequence MSEALLLNTSIAILFLPLFGFALLILFNKHIPKAHLVETFIMFVTLALSVFVVVGKLAFYLNTNLIAETRWIYLWNVPMIGSIDIYLGIKIDNITAIMLVVVNLISFLVHTFSIAYMDGDIRYRRYFAYLGLFTFSMLGIVLTHNLLMMYIFWELVGISSYLLIGHWFEKKSAADAGKKAFLVNRIGDIGFFIGIMILFTHYRTFTLDTIFAQISAGNIPFNSPATLTATGILLFMGAVGKSAQFPLHVWLPDAMEGPTPVSALIHAATMVAAGVYLVARIFVMLTADAMLTIAIVGMVTSFVAATIALTQNDIKKVLAYSTVSQLGYMIMALGVGAYAYAFFHLVTHAFFKACLFLGSGSVIHGMHHEQDIRNMGGLRKKLPLTYYTFLISTLAISGVPFTSGFLSKDGLLAGTIAFGSLTGHWIIPVVAFVVALMTAFYMFRLVILTFHGEPRDQHKFEHAKESPFVMVMPLVVLSALSVFFWYSYNPIDGGSGWFLQKWVHTPATVVPQNQRFDFMKTEVNAEVPKVESAEYVSHSESYMHAMHQAHYPAMGLSLLVGGLGILLAFSMYQWKKINADKLAEKIKPLYNFSLNKWYIDEFYHATFIAGTIGISKVLAWFDNYIVDGIVNGTAFVTKWFSKANGVFDNVVIDGFVNFTAYLTGFFGIAFRKLQTGKVQTYIVFVVFSVIILLFIFRPF; translated from the coding sequence ATGTCTGAAGCATTACTACTTAATACATCGATAGCAATTTTATTTTTGCCTCTGTTTGGATTCGCTTTACTAATATTATTTAATAAGCATATTCCAAAAGCTCACCTTGTGGAAACGTTCATTATGTTCGTAACGCTTGCCCTCTCAGTTTTTGTTGTTGTTGGAAAGTTAGCATTCTACCTGAATACAAATCTGATTGCTGAAACAAGATGGATTTACCTGTGGAATGTTCCGATGATTGGAAGCATTGATATCTATCTGGGAATTAAGATTGATAACATTACAGCAATAATGCTTGTTGTGGTTAATCTTATCAGTTTTCTGGTTCATACTTTCTCCATCGCTTATATGGATGGAGATATAAGATACAGAAGATACTTTGCTTACCTTGGCTTATTCACTTTTTCTATGTTGGGAATTGTATTAACTCACAATTTGCTGATGATGTACATTTTCTGGGAGCTGGTCGGCATTTCTTCTTACTTGCTGATTGGTCACTGGTTCGAAAAAAAATCTGCTGCGGATGCAGGCAAAAAAGCATTTTTAGTAAACAGAATTGGTGATATTGGTTTCTTTATCGGTATAATGATTTTGTTCACTCATTACCGCACATTCACACTTGATACAATATTTGCTCAAATATCAGCAGGTAATATTCCATTTAATAGTCCCGCAACTTTAACTGCAACAGGAATTTTACTTTTTATGGGGGCTGTTGGTAAATCGGCTCAATTCCCTCTTCACGTTTGGCTGCCAGATGCAATGGAAGGTCCGACTCCGGTTAGCGCGTTAATCCATGCAGCAACAATGGTTGCCGCCGGTGTTTATTTGGTTGCAAGAATTTTTGTTATGCTAACAGCGGATGCAATGCTAACCATCGCTATAGTTGGAATGGTTACTTCGTTTGTGGCGGCTACAATTGCATTAACTCAAAATGATATTAAGAAAGTTCTCGCTTACTCAACTGTTAGTCAACTTGGATATATGATAATGGCACTTGGAGTAGGTGCTTACGCTTACGCTTTTTTCCATCTTGTAACTCACGCATTTTTTAAAGCTTGCTTGTTTCTTGGTTCTGGATCTGTAATTCACGGGATGCACCACGAACAGGACATTAGAAATATGGGCGGATTGAGGAAAAAGCTTCCTCTTACCTATTATACTTTTCTCATTTCAACATTGGCTATATCAGGAGTTCCGTTTACCTCCGGATTTTTAAGCAAGGATGGCTTGCTGGCAGGAACAATAGCTTTCGGAAGTTTAACAGGTCACTGGATAATTCCTGTTGTTGCATTTGTTGTTGCATTGATGACTGCATTTTATATGTTCCGTCTGGTAATCCTTACATTTCATGGCGAACCGAGAGATCAACATAAATTCGAGCACGCTAAAGAATCACCTTTTGTTATGGTAATGCCTTTAGTTGTTTTGAGCGCTTTGTCCGTTTTCTTCTGGTACAGCTATAATCCAATTGATGGTGGAAGCGGTTGGTTCTTACAGAAATGGGTTCACACGCCGGCAACTGTCGTTCCGCAAAATCAAAGATTTGATTTTATGAAAACTGAAGTAAATGCTGAAGTACCAAAAGTTGAATCGGCTGAATATGTTTCTCATTCAGAATCTTATATGCATGCAATGCACCAGGCACACTATCCAGCTATGGGTCTTTCGTTACTTGTTGGCGGACTTGGAATTCTGTTAGCATTTTCAATGTACCAATGGAAAAAAATTAATGCAGACAAACTCGCAGAAAAAATAAAACCGCTTTACAATTTCTCATTAAACAAATGGTATATCGATGAGTTTTACCATGCAACTTTTATTGCGGGAACAATTGGCATAAGTAAGGTTCTCGCCTGGTTCGATAATTATATTGTTGATGGAATAGTAAACGGTACTGCTTTTGTTACTAAATGGTTCTCTAAAGCGAATGGTGTTTTTGATAATGTTGTGATAGATGGTTTTGTAAACTTTACTGCTTATCTAACAGGATTCTTTGGAATCGCATTTAGAAAGCTGCAAACCGGCAAAGTGCAAACTTATATTGTCTTTGTAGTTTTTTCAGTAATAATTTTGTTGTTTATTTTCAGACCATTTTAA